A portion of the Chryseobacterium tructae genome contains these proteins:
- a CDS encoding ABC transporter permease, whose amino-acid sequence MKFPLYFSRKIAFSKDNKNNLSRVIIFIGRLSVALGIIVSLITVATGFGSKKAIKERLADFSGHITVRSTRSNSSYNTSVLDNQGLNIAKIKELPDVETIQKYVTVTGIMRNEHNFAGIIFKGIGKDFDSLRFKKFLIAGTTPKVTEVGFNNDVAISQKIANDLHLKVNDSIVTVFLKADQKPLYRKFKIIGIYRTDIKLIDEQFVIGGINHARKIQDMKPDEIGGLDIFLKNVNDIDKDFPEIEKLIGYKNYAEKATEKFPQITDWISIFDTNIALIIIIMLIVVVINIIMVLLILIIERTNSIGLLKTLGASNAQIRATFINYTLIIMIPGLLYGNAIGLGLILIQKFFGVIKLNPENYYVSTVPVDLNPVAIASISLGILAISALALIIPSYLISKISPVKAIKYN is encoded by the coding sequence TTGAAGTTTCCTTTATATTTCTCTAGAAAAATAGCGTTTTCCAAAGATAACAAAAATAACCTTTCGAGGGTTATCATCTTCATTGGCAGGCTTTCCGTAGCATTGGGAATTATTGTTTCCCTGATTACTGTAGCCACCGGATTCGGTTCTAAAAAAGCTATTAAAGAAAGACTGGCGGATTTCAGTGGGCACATCACTGTAAGATCTACCCGATCCAATTCTTCCTATAATACTTCAGTTTTGGATAACCAAGGTTTGAATATTGCCAAGATTAAGGAACTTCCGGATGTGGAAACTATCCAAAAATATGTAACCGTTACTGGCATTATGCGGAATGAACATAATTTTGCAGGTATTATATTTAAAGGAATCGGAAAAGATTTTGACAGCTTAAGGTTTAAAAAATTCCTTATTGCAGGAACGACTCCCAAAGTAACAGAAGTAGGTTTCAACAATGATGTTGCCATTTCACAAAAAATAGCAAATGATCTTCACCTTAAAGTCAACGACAGTATTGTTACTGTTTTCTTAAAAGCTGATCAAAAACCTCTTTATCGTAAGTTTAAAATTATCGGAATTTATAGAACAGATATCAAACTCATCGATGAACAATTTGTTATTGGTGGAATTAACCATGCGAGAAAGATTCAGGATATGAAACCTGATGAGATCGGTGGACTCGATATTTTCCTGAAGAATGTCAACGACATCGACAAAGATTTTCCAGAGATTGAAAAATTGATCGGTTATAAAAATTATGCTGAAAAAGCAACTGAGAAGTTCCCACAAATCACGGATTGGATCAGTATCTTCGATACCAACATTGCTCTTATCATCATCATCATGCTGATTGTGGTGGTTATCAATATTATTATGGTTCTTCTGATCCTTATCATTGAAAGAACCAACTCCATTGGTCTTCTTAAAACTTTAGGAGCCAGCAATGCGCAGATCAGAGCAACTTTTATCAATTATACCCTTATCATTATGATTCCTGGTCTTCTATATGGAAATGCTATCGGGTTAGGACTCATTCTTATCCAAAAATTCTTTGGAGTTATTAAGCTTAATCCTGAAAATTACTACGTAAGTACAGTTCCGGTAGATCTTAATCCTGTTGCTATTGCTTCTATTTCATTAGGGATATTGGCAATATCTGCTCTTGCTTTAATTATTCCGAGTTATCTGATCAGTAAGATTTCTCCAGTGAAGGCTATTAAATATAATTAA
- a CDS encoding exo-beta-N-acetylmuramidase NamZ family protein, which yields MNLDFKIKNLLLICLIFLGVFNQYYSQTPVQTDFKTGADQPELYLPLLKNKTIGIVTNQTGLMSDRTHLVDFLVKNGVKIKAIFAPEHGFRGDADAGAKVKNGVDVKTGIPIVSLYASNKKPKPEQLAGIDLVVFDIQDVGVRFYTYISTLTYLMEAGAENNVEVMVLDRPNPHDGYTDGPVLKKKWASFVGMHEVPVVYGLTIGEYGKMVNGEKWLKNGVQAKYTLIPMKNYHKKQRYPILDKPSPNLPNDKAINLYPSLCFFEGTQVSVGRGTDQPFQIYGSPWMESLPYQFTPKPSYGAKDPFLNGKLCYGEDLSNYPKDLRELNLEWVIKAYQNYKNPQLDFFLKNLWFDTLSGTDEFRKQIIAGKSIPEIKASWKAGLEDFEKIRTQYVVYED from the coding sequence ATGAATTTAGATTTCAAAATTAAAAATTTACTTCTGATTTGCCTAATTTTTTTAGGAGTATTCAATCAATATTATTCCCAAACTCCAGTTCAGACGGATTTCAAAACAGGTGCAGATCAGCCTGAGCTTTATTTACCTTTATTAAAGAATAAAACGATTGGTATTGTAACCAATCAGACCGGGTTAATGAGTGATAGAACGCATTTGGTTGATTTTTTAGTTAAAAACGGAGTAAAGATCAAGGCTATTTTCGCCCCTGAACATGGTTTTAGAGGAGATGCTGATGCAGGAGCTAAAGTGAAAAATGGAGTAGATGTAAAGACTGGAATTCCTATCGTTTCTTTATATGCGAGTAATAAAAAACCGAAACCTGAACAATTGGCAGGAATTGATCTTGTCGTTTTTGATATTCAGGATGTGGGGGTGAGATTCTATACTTATATCTCTACTTTAACTTATTTAATGGAAGCGGGTGCTGAAAATAATGTTGAAGTAATGGTGCTGGATCGTCCCAATCCACATGATGGATATACTGATGGCCCGGTTTTGAAGAAGAAATGGGCAAGTTTTGTAGGGATGCATGAAGTTCCGGTAGTTTATGGATTAACCATTGGTGAGTATGGAAAAATGGTAAACGGAGAAAAATGGCTGAAAAATGGAGTTCAGGCGAAATATACTTTGATCCCAATGAAGAATTATCACAAAAAACAACGTTACCCGATATTGGATAAGCCATCGCCCAATTTACCTAATGATAAAGCGATTAATTTATATCCAAGTCTATGTTTTTTTGAAGGAACTCAGGTTTCTGTAGGAAGGGGTACGGATCAGCCTTTTCAGATATATGGCTCGCCATGGATGGAAAGTTTACCTTATCAGTTTACTCCTAAGCCAAGCTATGGTGCCAAAGATCCATTCCTAAATGGGAAGTTATGTTACGGCGAAGATTTGTCCAATTATCCTAAGGATTTAAGAGAACTGAACCTTGAATGGGTCATTAAGGCTTATCAAAACTACAAAAATCCCCAGTTGGATTTCTTTTTAAAGAACTTATGGTTCGATACTCTTTCGGGAACGGATGAGTTCAGAAAACAAATTATTGCAGGAAAATCAATTCCGGAAATTAAAGCTTCATGGAAAGCAGGTCTTGAGGATTTTGAAAAGATAAGAACGCAGTACGTTGTGTACGAAGATTAA
- a CDS encoding DUF3575 domain-containing protein yields MKYRVLMAALAFLSIGSLKAQEQEQSEEKSLYVKGNALFLPVGIINLGIEKQISPKYTLQGDVFISPWKSFSGHELQFYSVSAEGRYYFKEAFKHWYIGANVSVAAYNAQKWNYWNNNAISISDNGDSFVISNLYQRGFSIMLGVTGGYQFQLSERWNLDLYATIGTAQSFYKGYDRTTGKRYDIGVEGLNKSGEILPYRGGVMISYKFK; encoded by the coding sequence ATGAAATACAGAGTATTAATGGCTGCTTTGGCATTCCTGAGTATAGGGTCACTAAAGGCTCAGGAGCAGGAACAAAGCGAAGAGAAAAGTTTATATGTAAAAGGTAATGCTCTTTTTTTACCAGTTGGTATTATAAATCTGGGGATAGAAAAACAGATTAGTCCTAAATATACACTTCAGGGAGATGTCTTTATCTCTCCATGGAAATCATTTTCAGGACATGAATTACAGTTTTATTCTGTTTCTGCTGAGGGAAGATATTATTTCAAAGAAGCTTTCAAACATTGGTATATTGGAGCTAACGTCTCTGTTGCTGCTTATAATGCACAGAAATGGAATTATTGGAACAACAATGCTATTTCTATATCAGACAATGGAGATTCCTTCGTTATTTCAAATCTCTATCAAAGAGGTTTTTCTATTATGTTAGGAGTCACGGGAGGTTATCAATTTCAGTTATCTGAAAGATGGAATCTTGATCTTTATGCCACTATTGGAACTGCACAAAGTTTTTATAAAGGGTATGACAGAACTACAGGAAAACGTTATGACATTGGGGTAGAAGGACTTAATAAAAGTGGTGAAATTTTGCCTTACAGAGGTGGAGTTATGATCTCTTACAAATTTAAATAA
- a CDS encoding thioredoxin family protein gives MKKIISGISIFCSIVISAQESIQFQELPFKEIIAKAKKEKKLVFIDAYASWCGPCKMMEKNVFPQKSVREYFNTNFINARFDMEKGEGRDLASKFGVRSYPTYLFLNGEGELVSRNTGYMEESMFVAMAQDINSQGNKKGSLKERFASGEKDPEFLINIMKLNSDTDYEFAKKASERYFENKKTSEPLTKDEIGLMLFFLKSTEDSNYKAFASRKAEIIKFLPEETYNEFDAQLKLSNIVEQSIDDKNKKINDDYFMKMAEPLVGKQIATTRLNQTKLTYYERNANFPEYEKAALDYYKDSDKFNPDELLRAAWVFVDHVKTPSSLKKATEWAEKSVMRGENSENTYILGKLYFLTGNKDMAKNYAEMSKNMAVQANRDSKLAEELLQQIK, from the coding sequence ATGAAGAAGATCATCTCCGGGATATCTATTTTTTGCTCTATTGTCATCTCCGCTCAGGAGAGTATACAGTTTCAGGAACTGCCATTTAAAGAAATTATAGCCAAAGCCAAAAAGGAAAAGAAATTGGTTTTCATTGATGCTTATGCTTCCTGGTGTGGCCCCTGCAAAATGATGGAAAAAAATGTTTTTCCTCAGAAATCCGTTAGAGAATATTTCAATACCAACTTCATTAATGCAAGATTTGACATGGAGAAAGGAGAAGGAAGAGATCTTGCTTCTAAATTTGGGGTACGTTCTTATCCTACTTATCTTTTTCTAAATGGTGAAGGTGAACTCGTGTCCAGAAATACAGGCTACATGGAAGAAAGTATGTTTGTGGCTATGGCTCAGGATATCAATTCACAAGGAAATAAAAAAGGATCCCTCAAAGAAAGGTTTGCTAGTGGGGAAAAAGATCCTGAGTTTCTAATCAATATTATGAAGCTTAATTCTGATACTGATTACGAGTTTGCTAAAAAAGCATCTGAAAGATATTTTGAAAATAAAAAAACATCTGAACCCCTTACAAAGGATGAAATAGGATTGATGCTATTTTTCTTAAAATCAACAGAAGATTCTAATTATAAAGCTTTTGCTTCGAGAAAAGCTGAAATCATAAAATTCCTTCCTGAAGAAACCTACAATGAATTTGATGCTCAACTAAAGTTATCAAACATTGTGGAACAATCCATCGATGATAAAAATAAAAAGATCAACGATGACTACTTCATGAAAATGGCTGAACCATTGGTAGGAAAACAAATAGCAACCACAAGACTCAATCAAACCAAGCTTACCTATTATGAGCGAAATGCCAATTTCCCGGAATATGAAAAAGCAGCTTTGGATTACTACAAAGATTCAGACAAATTTAATCCCGATGAACTTTTAAGAGCAGCATGGGTATTTGTAGATCATGTAAAAACTCCATCGTCATTAAAAAAAGCAACTGAATGGGCTGAGAAGTCTGTTATGAGAGGTGAAAATTCTGAAAACACCTATATCCTTGGTAAACTTTATTTCTTAACAGGAAATAAAGATATGGCTAAAAACTATGCTGAAATGTCTAAAAACATGGCAGTTCAGGCTAATAGAGATTCAAAATTAGCTGAGGAACTATTACAACAAATAAAATAA
- a CDS encoding winged helix-turn-helix transcriptional regulator — protein sequence MSIKESSTNNENKRSLESSCSEIYAVNLISGRWILSICYHLKREKLRFFELKNRIHNISERMLTLQLKKMEQENLVVKTVYAEVPLRVEYELSEIGKKLLPVLNHLEIWGKEHKESKKKE from the coding sequence ATGAGTATTAAAGAATCATCTACCAATAACGAGAACAAAAGATCGTTGGAATCCAGCTGTTCCGAAATATATGCCGTAAACCTGATCAGTGGGCGATGGATTCTTTCCATTTGCTATCATCTCAAACGAGAGAAATTAAGGTTTTTTGAACTAAAAAACAGAATTCATAATATCTCTGAAAGAATGCTTACCCTGCAACTAAAAAAAATGGAGCAGGAAAATTTGGTTGTAAAAACGGTATATGCAGAAGTTCCTCTTCGAGTAGAATATGAATTATCAGAGATAGGAAAAAAATTACTTCCGGTTCTTAATCACCTGGAGATTTGGGGCAAGGAACATAAAGAATCTAAGAAAAAGGAGTAA
- a CDS encoding alpha/beta hydrolase, with the protein MDCSRINKELKESMESVPYSLEIDENVFLNSPEIIQQERREFIKNNPVRRPDRINVKDIFIPSSVDGADIRLHVYQPKEFNKDRTLIYFHGGGYVFGLPEQVDSQMFEMADGLQATIISVDYRLAPQYQFPIPV; encoded by the coding sequence ATGGATTGTAGTAGAATTAATAAGGAGCTGAAAGAGAGTATGGAAAGCGTTCCATATTCATTAGAAATTGATGAAAATGTATTTTTGAATAGTCCTGAAATCATTCAGCAGGAAAGACGGGAGTTTATAAAGAATAATCCTGTTAGACGGCCGGATCGTATCAATGTGAAAGATATTTTCATCCCTAGTTCAGTAGATGGAGCAGATATACGACTGCATGTCTATCAACCAAAAGAATTTAATAAAGATAGAACATTGATCTACTTTCATGGTGGCGGTTATGTTTTTGGTCTGCCAGAGCAGGTAGACAGTCAAATGTTTGAAATGGCAGATGGATTGCAAGCAACCATTATATCTGTTGATTACAGACTGGCTCCTCAATATCAGTTTCCTATACCTGTTTAG
- a CDS encoding alpha/beta hydrolase fold domain-containing protein, translating to MKWVIEAGESKLGVNPDHITVMGASAGGHLAAAVTQMAADQNINNINHQFLLYPVIHNRLNTSSMEEFTDSPLWSKRYAEIAWQHFLGKEKMAQSIIYSDLTYYHKFSALPSTTIIACELDPLRDEGIEFSQLLYQAGVATELWVVPGAVHVFDLFDCPLTDDYKKFLMNRLFK from the coding sequence TTGAAATGGGTAATTGAAGCTGGAGAAAGTAAGCTTGGAGTCAATCCTGATCATATTACAGTAATGGGAGCAAGTGCTGGTGGGCATTTGGCGGCAGCTGTAACCCAGATGGCTGCGGATCAAAATATCAATAATATAAATCATCAGTTTTTATTATATCCGGTAATTCATAACAGATTGAATACGTCTTCTATGGAAGAGTTTACAGATTCTCCATTATGGAGTAAAAGATATGCTGAGATAGCATGGCAACACTTTTTAGGAAAAGAAAAGATGGCTCAAAGTATTATTTATTCTGATTTAACCTATTATCATAAATTTTCCGCATTGCCTAGCACAACAATCATAGCGTGTGAACTTGATCCTTTGAGAGATGAAGGTATTGAATTTTCCCAGCTATTATATCAGGCTGGGGTTGCCACTGAGCTATGGGTGGTTCCTGGAGCAGTACATGTATTTGATCTCTTTGATTGTCCTTTAACAGATGACTATAAAAAATTCTTAATGAATAGACTTTTTAAATAA
- a CDS encoding cysteine hydrolase family protein: MNLRDKKPALILIDIQKGFLDENYWGGNRNNKDAEKISGKILKKWRELSLPLFHVRHSSTNPESTLHESDPGFEFNDYVVPQNNEYIITKNVNSAFIGTDLKEKLEAQNINTVVIVGITTNHCVSTTARMAGNFGYETYVISDATAAFDRVGIHGEKYDAENVHLMALANLNEEFASILSTEELLNKL, translated from the coding sequence ATGAATTTACGAGATAAAAAACCAGCTTTGATTCTTATTGATATTCAAAAAGGCTTTCTTGATGAAAACTATTGGGGCGGAAACAGAAATAATAAGGATGCAGAAAAAATAAGTGGGAAAATATTGAAAAAATGGCGAGAATTGAGTTTGCCGTTATTCCATGTCAGACATAGCTCAACGAATCCTGAGTCTACATTGCATGAATCTGATCCGGGTTTTGAATTTAATGATTATGTTGTACCTCAAAACAATGAATATATTATTACTAAAAATGTAAACAGCGCTTTTATAGGCACTGATTTGAAAGAAAAATTAGAGGCTCAAAATATAAATACTGTAGTGATTGTGGGGATTACAACCAATCATTGTGTTTCTACGACAGCAAGAATGGCAGGGAACTTCGGATACGAAACGTACGTAATTTCAGATGCTACAGCCGCTTTTGACAGAGTGGGAATACATGGAGAAAAATATGATGCAGAAAACGTTCATCTTATGGCTTTAGCTAATTTGAATGAAGAATTTGCTTCCATTCTGAGTACTGAAGAACTATTGAATAAATTATAG
- a CDS encoding histidine kinase, translated as MQKKLSINFKHALSQKSIYIAALSTCLIAVVAFAVLSHLIAEDNRKNTEDFAKKTFFRKYESVESEFRNIEDYQYLLRELIQKDGLKNYRDYSLVLNDLNKKRNLLTYSWYYYDNNKTGKYESNNPLSGLFKERNNTKGSIAIKNNGSGHFKDFLISRKDSMFWVSYDSLVLPEKNILYYGSTVSLDDLHQYFTNVDKSSNTYAYVFTKEGVCITHPEKKYIGKNVFHFTDIKAKDTVCSKIKPGYTEGIATSEYLGMEVTRFIKPLKTENFDGYAVVNYVNFITDENTNKVKAYTVYIFLAALFLIVTVFILFQRSTSIAYKEKEKIQSEKNLLLVENEKMHKAEVINQLQQLKNNINPHFLFNSLNSLYMLIGINKENAQKFTMNLSKIYRYLIVPPKENIVSVSKEIDFIQKYMELLKSRFDEELNFELIIKDPGSLEKRIPYLSLQIVTENAIKHNVATIDQPLEITIEVEERGITVKNTYQPKTEAVQGEKFGIDYLNQVYEYFRENPLHISVDGEYFICFLPLMK; from the coding sequence ATGCAGAAGAAATTGAGTATTAATTTTAAACACGCCTTATCCCAAAAATCCATTTACATTGCCGCCTTATCCACTTGCTTGATCGCAGTAGTGGCTTTTGCTGTTTTAAGCCATTTAATTGCTGAAGATAACCGTAAAAATACCGAAGATTTTGCAAAAAAAACCTTCTTCAGAAAATATGAATCTGTGGAAAGTGAATTTAGGAATATTGAGGATTACCAATATCTGCTTCGTGAGTTGATTCAAAAAGACGGATTGAAAAACTATAGAGATTATTCTTTGGTTTTAAATGATTTAAACAAAAAAAGAAATCTCTTAACGTACAGCTGGTATTATTATGACAATAATAAAACAGGAAAGTATGAAAGCAATAACCCTTTGTCAGGTCTTTTCAAGGAGAGAAACAATACAAAAGGATCCATTGCTATAAAAAATAATGGTTCCGGTCATTTTAAAGATTTTTTAATAAGCCGTAAAGACAGTATGTTTTGGGTAAGTTATGATTCTCTTGTATTGCCTGAAAAAAATATTCTCTATTATGGCTCTACTGTAAGTTTAGATGATCTTCATCAATATTTTACCAATGTAGATAAAAGTTCAAATACCTATGCATACGTTTTTACTAAAGAAGGAGTTTGTATTACCCATCCTGAAAAAAAATATATTGGAAAAAATGTTTTTCATTTTACAGATATTAAAGCAAAAGATACTGTATGCAGTAAGATAAAACCAGGATATACTGAAGGCATTGCGACCTCTGAATATTTAGGAATGGAAGTCACCCGCTTTATAAAACCATTGAAAACAGAAAACTTCGACGGCTATGCGGTGGTTAATTATGTCAATTTTATTACGGATGAAAATACCAATAAAGTAAAAGCGTATACGGTTTACATATTTCTGGCTGCTTTATTTCTGATTGTAACGGTTTTTATTTTATTTCAACGATCTACGAGCATAGCTTATAAGGAAAAGGAAAAGATACAGTCTGAAAAAAATCTATTGTTGGTAGAGAATGAAAAGATGCATAAAGCAGAGGTGATTAATCAGTTGCAGCAACTTAAGAATAACATCAATCCGCATTTTTTATTCAATTCTTTGAACTCTTTATATATGTTGATTGGGATTAATAAAGAGAATGCACAGAAATTCACCATGAATCTTTCAAAGATCTACAGGTATCTGATTGTTCCGCCAAAGGAAAATATTGTATCTGTTTCCAAAGAAATTGATTTTATTCAAAAATATATGGAGCTTTTAAAAAGCAGGTTCGATGAAGAATTGAATTTCGAACTCATTATAAAAGATCCCGGAAGTTTAGAAAAGCGTATCCCTTATTTATCTCTTCAGATTGTTACGGAAAATGCTATAAAACATAATGTTGCAACGATAGATCAACCATTGGAAATCACGATAGAGGTAGAGGAGAGAGGTATTACGGTAAAGAATACTTATCAACCCAAAACCGAAGCGGTTCAGGGAGAAAAATTCGGAATTGATTATTTGAATCAGGTTTATGAGTATTTTAGAGAAAATCCGCTTCATATTTCTGTAGATGGTGAATATTTTATATGTTTTTTACCATTAATGAAATAA
- a CDS encoding zinc-dependent metalloprotease: MNRTIVMKNYRLALYLGLAMASPAVLAQKKDTVKTTKDKTEKADLSSSKKTKKIDELIKKGTYKKGIFNTIQVKTDLYFEIPDSLMGRQFLVVNKLSQVPMQVNEAGLNKGMNYENKIISFHRDKVAKKVWVRTSEAKVSSPKNDAITKSVKDNFSESVIEVFDIEAQNNDSTSVAIKVNKVFDGNQKSFNDVLANVGLGGSVKSSLSFIEGVKTFPENLVVKSQLSTSVNEGGVDLPVTLGVTSNLVLLPKVPMKPRVADARVGFFSEKHWFFNDHQQKMDEKFFITRWNLEPKDEDKEKYQRGELVEPKKQIVYYIDPSTPKQWREKIIAGVHDWQVAFEQAGFKNAVIAKMPDEKDEDFDIDDVRYSVITYAASPKSNAMGPSVVDPRSGEIIEADIIWWHNVMTSLQEWMRIQIGPIDARARGNKFSDEYMGEAIRFVSSHEVGHTFGLKHNMGSSFAFPVESLRSKEFTDKMGGTAPSIMDYARYNYVAQPEDGVTAITPKIGIYDKYAIEWGYRWYPDEFVEKKALRNLIEKHEDDPLYFYGEQQSYLETIDPRSQSEDLGDDAMKASEYGMKNLKVVANNLLKWTYEDGKDYTDAGRLYMGVIGQWDLYTGHVMANVGGIYLNNTVFGNKKKAYEAVPAETQRRAVDYLVKNSINLPEWLFFNPITEKTYSVKNSPMGPFEQTPYTLARGMQYANIYSLFMDDRLLRLLENELKHEVSGSKDKIYTVENLFEQVRTAIFNKKGSLTMLEKMAQKNYVDALIVSVNKLFEKTAVKTLKTDQTLNMPMICNYHEEGKNLRNINYSSMKRVSEVTTYKRAELQKVLNFLNGTRYRGDDASRAHYTDLIIRIEEALNK, from the coding sequence ATGAATCGGACTATTGTAATGAAGAATTACAGGCTTGCACTGTATCTTGGACTAGCCATGGCATCGCCGGCAGTTCTGGCACAGAAAAAAGACACTGTAAAAACGACCAAGGACAAAACTGAAAAAGCAGATCTTTCATCATCAAAGAAGACAAAAAAAATTGACGAACTGATTAAGAAAGGAACTTACAAAAAAGGGATTTTCAATACCATTCAGGTAAAAACAGATCTTTATTTTGAAATTCCAGACAGTTTGATGGGACGCCAGTTTTTGGTAGTGAACAAACTATCTCAGGTACCTATGCAGGTAAATGAGGCTGGTTTGAACAAAGGAATGAACTATGAAAATAAGATCATTTCTTTTCACAGAGATAAAGTAGCTAAAAAGGTATGGGTAAGAACTTCTGAAGCGAAGGTGTCTTCTCCTAAAAATGACGCCATTACAAAATCTGTAAAGGATAACTTCTCAGAATCTGTGATTGAAGTTTTTGATATTGAAGCTCAAAATAATGACTCTACTTCAGTAGCCATTAAAGTGAACAAAGTTTTCGACGGAAACCAGAAAAGCTTTAATGATGTTTTAGCAAATGTAGGTCTTGGCGGATCAGTAAAATCAAGTCTTTCCTTTATTGAAGGAGTAAAAACATTTCCGGAAAATCTTGTTGTTAAATCTCAACTGAGTACTTCAGTAAATGAAGGCGGAGTAGATTTACCCGTAACACTTGGAGTAACCAGTAATCTCGTATTGCTTCCAAAAGTTCCTATGAAACCAAGGGTTGCAGATGCTAGAGTAGGATTTTTCAGTGAAAAACATTGGTTCTTCAATGACCACCAGCAGAAAATGGATGAGAAGTTCTTCATCACCCGTTGGAATTTAGAGCCTAAAGATGAAGATAAAGAAAAATATCAGAGAGGTGAACTTGTAGAGCCTAAAAAGCAGATTGTATATTACATAGATCCTTCCACACCAAAACAATGGCGTGAGAAAATTATTGCAGGTGTTCATGACTGGCAGGTTGCTTTTGAACAGGCAGGGTTCAAGAATGCAGTGATTGCTAAGATGCCGGATGAAAAAGATGAAGATTTTGATATTGATGATGTAAGATATTCGGTGATTACGTACGCTGCTTCTCCTAAATCTAATGCGATGGGACCATCTGTAGTAGATCCAAGAAGTGGTGAAATCATTGAGGCGGATATCATCTGGTGGCACAATGTAATGACTTCTCTTCAGGAATGGATGAGAATTCAGATAGGACCTATAGATGCTAGAGCAAGAGGAAATAAGTTCAGTGATGAGTATATGGGTGAAGCAATTCGTTTTGTATCCTCTCATGAAGTGGGACATACTTTCGGATTGAAGCACAATATGGGATCTTCTTTTGCATTCCCTGTAGAATCACTTCGTTCAAAAGAGTTTACAGATAAAATGGGCGGTACTGCTCCTTCTATTATGGATTATGCCCGTTACAATTATGTAGCTCAGCCGGAAGATGGTGTTACCGCCATCACTCCAAAGATCGGGATTTACGATAAATATGCTATTGAATGGGGATATCGTTGGTATCCGGATGAATTCGTTGAGAAAAAAGCATTGAGAAATTTAATAGAAAAACATGAAGATGATCCATTGTATTTCTATGGAGAGCAACAGAGCTATCTGGAAACAATAGATCCGCGTTCACAGTCCGAAGATTTAGGAGATGATGCGATGAAAGCCAGCGAATATGGAATGAAAAACCTGAAGGTTGTAGCCAATAATCTTTTAAAATGGACTTATGAAGATGGTAAAGATTATACAGACGCAGGAAGATTATACATGGGTGTTATCGGTCAATGGGATCTGTATACAGGGCATGTAATGGCTAATGTAGGAGGAATTTATCTTAACAATACCGTTTTTGGTAATAAGAAAAAAGCCTATGAAGCTGTTCCTGCTGAAACTCAGAGAAGAGCGGTTGATTACCTGGTTAAAAATTCGATCAATCTTCCCGAGTGGTTATTTTTTAACCCAATTACTGAGAAAACATATTCTGTGAAAAATTCCCCAATGGGGCCATTTGAACAGACACCATATACATTGGCGAGAGGAATGCAGTATGCCAATATCTATTCTCTGTTTATGGATGACAGATTGCTTAGACTCCTTGAGAACGAGTTGAAGCATGAAGTTTCAGGTTCAAAAGATAAGATCTATACTGTAGAAAACTTATTTGAACAGGTAAGAACAGCCATTTTTAACAAGAAAGGAAGCCTTACGATGCTTGAGAAAATGGCACAGAAGAACTACGTGGATGCATTGATTGTTTCGGTGAACAAATTATTCGAAAAAACAGCCGTAAAAACATTGAAAACAGATCAGACATTAAATATGCCAATGATCTGCAACTATCATGAAGAAGGTAAAAACCTTAGAAACATCAATTATTCATCCATGAAGAGAGTATCTGAAGTAACGACGTACAAAAGAGCAGAATTACAAAAAGTTCTGAACTTCCTGAATGGAACCAGATACAGAGGTGATGACGCTTCAAGAGCACATTACACAGATTTAATTATTCGTATTGAAGAGGCTTTAAACAAATAA